From the Ostrinia nubilalis chromosome 16, ilOstNubi1.1, whole genome shotgun sequence genome, one window contains:
- the LOC135079525 gene encoding Krueppel-like factor 12 — MYYEGSGPVHEDALLNDRLLYDYSPAESLVYFDLPSIESENLDWQLSDLDLHCDAFVSDISDVNKDDFTLTDSSPGFDFSDLDNSVIDEYLLEAFSSDLSNDTPHSGSETVESSDHIQRSCVLDTHDYTVTSRRDWDKKGCIAEDIERVNMKVRSWGEPEFVTELGAFRCPVEECGKLYAKASHVRAHLRRHSGEKPYRCTWADCEWRFARSDELARHRRSHSGDKPYACRECGKRFARSDHLAKHGRVHARRAAAAARRAAATHAQLAHRSRRLL, encoded by the coding sequence ATGTACTACGAAGGCAGCGGCCCGGTCCACGAGGACGCTCTGCTGAACGACAGACTCTTGTACGACTACTCGCCGGCGGAGAGCCTCGTCTACTTCGACCTGCCGTCCATCGAATCTGAAAACCTGGACTGGCAACTCAGTGATCTGGACTTACATTGTGATGCCTTCGTCAGTGATATTAGCGATGTAAACAAAGACGATTTTACCTTAACGGACAGTTCGCCAGGATTCGACTTCTCGGATTTAGATAACAGTGTGATAGATGAGTACTTACTGGAAGCTTTTAGCAGCGATCTGTCGAATGATACGCCACACTCCGGATCAGAGACAGTGGAGTCCAGTGATCATATTCAAAGATCATGTGTGCTGGATACGCACGACTACACCGTGACGTCACGGAGGGATTGGGACAAGAAAGGTTGCATCGCCGAGGATATAGAAAGAGTGAATATGAAGGTGCGATCGTGGGGCGAGCCAGAGTTCGTGACGGAGCTGGGTGCGTTCCGGTGTCCGGTGGAGGAGTGCGGAAAGTTGTATGCTAAGGCTTCGCACGTGCGGGCTCACCTTCGCCGACACAGTGGGGAAAAGCCTTATAGATGTACGTGGGCAGATTGCGAGTGGAGGTTCGCGCGGTCGGATGAGCTGGCGCGCCACCGCCGGAGCCACTCGGGAGATAAGCCGTATGCATGCCGGGAGTGCGGCAAGCGGTTCGCGCGCTCCGACCACCTCGCCAAGCACGGGCGAGTGCACGCGCGCcgggccgccgccgccgcgcgccgcgccgccgcgacTCACGCGCAACTTGCTCATCGATCAAGGCGCTTACTGTGA